DNA sequence from the Teretinema zuelzerae genome:
ATCGCCCAGGCAAGAAAACCGGTCAACAACGCGATCGCCGCTCCGATTATCGAAAACAGGATTTTCCCGATTCCCCACAACAGAAAAGCGGCTCCGAACACGATGATGGCTGTTGCCGGAGACGTAATAATTGCAGCGAAGCCGCCGATGAAGGCCGCAGCTCCCCCGATTATCAAACCGATAGCGGCGATTCCGACGGCGGCCAGGGCCGCGAATCCGCCGAACGCGAGACCCAGCAGGCCGAGCAGGGCTGGAAGGGCGATCGGAGCGGCCAGCACCGCCAGAACGACGGCCCAGAACGCGCCGAGTCCCCATCGGGAAGAAGAGCCGGGTCCGCGGTAATGCCCGCCGGCGCCGCAACCGGAGCTTGAACAGGATCTGCCCGCCTCCATCTTGCGCTCCCAATCGTCGAGTATGCGGGAGGCTACGCTTTCCGGCGTTCCAAGACCCCGCATGGTCTCTTCGTCCGCTGAAGGACCTGACCGGTCGAATACTCCGGCATAATACCGCAGCACCGATTCGCGCTCGCAATGCGGCAAACGGGAAAGGCGATCCCGCAATTCATGTAAATACTCAGTTCTCGTCACTGTTCGACTCCCTGCCCCCGGCCCGCCCTCCGCCGAAGCGGAAGTCGAACAAAAGAGCTTTGTATACATATAACACGTGAACGCTCAGAACGCGCTACCGTTCTTTTTTCCGTGCGCGAATTTCACGGCCATAATCGCCGCAAGCTTTCCGAAAGCCCCGGAAACCGCGAATCTCAGCCGGTTGAAATGCCGGCCGCCCCGGGGATCGTACAAGATGCCGTACATCGCGGGAATGACCGTTACGGCGGTAACCGTGGAAAATACGAGGCCGAATACGATGGTGCTCGCCATGGGGCTCCACACCGCCGAATATCCGCCGATTCCGATCGCGGTGGGCAGCAGGCCGGCTATGGTGGTGAGAGAGGTGAGCAGAATGGGCCTGAGGCGGAGCGAAGCGGCGTCGATTACGGCCTCCCTCACCGGCATTCCCTTCGCTCGGTCGATATTGATGAAATCGATCAGCACAATCGTGTCGTTCACCGATATTCCCGCGAGGGCGACCGCCGCGTAGAGAACCGTCGTCGAGAACGGCGTCCCTGAAACCGCGAGGAAGAGGAACACTCCGGCGAAGGCCATCGGGATCGAAAGCAGAATGATGAAGGGCTGGGTATAGGACTTGAATTGGGCTCCCAGAATGGCGTAAATCAGGAAGACGCCGAGCAGGAATACCCGGAGTATCTGAAGGAGAAGGTCCGCGAATTCGGAGAATTCTCCGCCGGTCACGAGTTCGACTCCCGGATTCTCGGGCGCGAATTCCTGGCGGAACCATCGCTCGATTTCCTGATTGATCGAGGGAACGCCCTTCTTGTCCCGGGCTTCTGCGGAGACGCTCACTTCCCGCTTGCCGTCGACCCGCTTGATGCTCGCGAGGCCTTCCGCGAGCTCGATCGTGCACACCGCGGAAAAGGGGATGAGCTTGCCCGAAGGAGTCGGCATGCGAAGCTCCTGCAAACTGGCAATCGAGGCGGATGCGTCCGCTCCGTCGTAGCGCACGATAACGTCGATTTCTTCGTTGTTAACGAAGATTGAACCGGCGGGAATGCCGTCGCGCACGCCGCGGATAAAGCCGCCGACTGCGGAAACGCTGAGTCCGTACGCGGCCGCCCGTTCTTCGTTGATCTTGATTCTGAGTTCGGGAGTTCCCGATTCAAGGGTGTCTTCTATATTGAAGAGTTCGGGATAGGAGGCGAGCTTCTCCTGAATCCCCGCGCTGGCCCTCTCGAGCGCGGCGTAGTCGTCGCCCCGCAGGCGGAAGCCCACCGGAGAGCTCGTCGGAGGGCCCGACTGGGCTTTGCGGAAGAGCACGTTCTCGGTTCCGGGAATGTCCTGAGTCAGTTTTTTCGCGTCGTCGAGGACGGCGGTTATGGAACGCTTCCGTCCGTCTTTGAGCTCTTCGAGGTCAACCAGAATTTCGGCGGCGTTTCCGGAAGCCGCTCCGATCGTAGAGACGATGTTCGTCACCTCGCCGTTCCCGACAAGGGGGAGCAGGCGGTTCTCGTATTCCCGCACGATCCGGGAGGTTTCCGCGCGATTCGCCCCGTTCGGCATTTCTATTTCAATATAGAACAGAGAAAAGTCCTCGGCGGAGAAAAGGTCGACGCGGACGAAGGCGAGGGTGGAGAATATGAGCAGGGCCACGGCGAAAAAGCCGCCGACGGTCGCGCCCCTGCGGTCGTACAACACCGAAACGATGCGGGCGAAAGCGGGCTTTATCCGCGAAAACACATCGTCTTTCAAAGCCCTGCCCTTCCCCGGCCAGTGAACCAGATGGGATGGTATGAAAATGATGGACTCTATTGTTGAAACGCCGAGCGCCACGGTCACGACAAGGGGAATTACGCGAAGGAATTTGCCGATCGTTCCCGGAAGTATCATCAGGGGAATGAAGGCCGCCATGGTCGTCAGCGCGGAGGCGACGATCGGCCACATGACTTCCTCGGCGCCCTGAATGGCTGCCGTTCTTGAATCCAGTCCGTCCTGCCGAAGGCGCAGGGCGTTTTCCGTCAAAACGATCGCGTGGTCGACTATCATGCCGAGCACCAGAACCAAACCGAAAAGGGTGTTCGAGTTCAGGGTTTCGCCGAGCAGCTCCAGAATCACGAAGGTGATGGCGAAGGTGACGGGTATGCCGAGGGCCGTCATCAGCGCGTTTCGGAGCCCGACGAAGAAAAAAAGGATCGCGACGAGCAGGAAGAGGCCCTGCACGGCGTTTGTGACCAGCACGGAAATCGAGTCCCTGATCTGCACGGTCGAGTCGTTGAGCGTCATTACGGTTACGCCCTCGGGAAGCACGATGGAACCGTCGGTTAAAAGCGTTTCAATGCCGCCGGTGATGCCGATGGCGTTTCCCCGGGGAACCTTCGTCACTTCAAGGAGGATCGCGTTTTTTCCGTTAAAGCGAACTTCCCCGGAATCGGCTTCGAATACGT
Encoded proteins:
- a CDS encoding efflux RND transporter permease subunit, with product MSLPKFSVDNHVLLNILLVTLISLGLISLVRLPQEQFSEVPFYWVNIAVPYPGASADDIERSVTRKIEQEMQGLDSLKRISSVTGEGLSVVRVEFDDGINQNKFERLFQDVSTRFSRVSLPDGTLQASISDFSSNDFLPVIQLALTGDVSYETLDGAVPLLRDRILEIPDVSSVDAVGRYDRKIVIDADRDKLETLGVALSDVVRAVQQKNVSVPGGSLETGTREYLLRTVGDLRGVSDFDRVIVRRSGQNGAILHVGELAAVRDVFEADSGEVRFNGKNAILLEVTKVPRGNAIGITGGIETLLTDGSIVLPEGVTVMTLNDSTVQIRDSISVLVTNAVQGLFLLVAILFFFVGLRNALMTALGIPVTFAITFVILELLGETLNSNTLFGLVLVLGMIVDHAIVLTENALRLRQDGLDSRTAAIQGAEEVMWPIVASALTTMAAFIPLMILPGTIGKFLRVIPLVVTVALGVSTIESIIFIPSHLVHWPGKGRALKDDVFSRIKPAFARIVSVLYDRRGATVGGFFAVALLIFSTLAFVRVDLFSAEDFSLFYIEIEMPNGANRAETSRIVREYENRLLPLVGNGEVTNIVSTIGAASGNAAEILVDLEELKDGRKRSITAVLDDAKKLTQDIPGTENVLFRKAQSGPPTSSPVGFRLRGDDYAALERASAGIQEKLASYPELFNIEDTLESGTPELRIKINEERAAAYGLSVSAVGGFIRGVRDGIPAGSIFVNNEEIDVIVRYDGADASASIASLQELRMPTPSGKLIPFSAVCTIELAEGLASIKRVDGKREVSVSAEARDKKGVPSINQEIERWFRQEFAPENPGVELVTGGEFSEFADLLLQILRVFLLGVFLIYAILGAQFKSYTQPFIILLSIPMAFAGVFLFLAVSGTPFSTTVLYAAVALAGISVNDTIVLIDFINIDRAKGMPVREAVIDAASLRLRPILLTSLTTIAGLLPTAIGIGGYSAVWSPMASTIVFGLVFSTVTAVTVIPAMYGILYDPRGGRHFNRLRFAVSGAFGKLAAIMAVKFAHGKKNGSAF
- a CDS encoding DUF1700 domain-containing protein, with amino-acid sequence MTRTEYLHELRDRLSRLPHCERESVLRYYAGVFDRSGPSADEETMRGLGTPESVASRILDDWERKMEAGRSCSSSGCGAGGHYRGPGSSSRWGLGAFWAVVLAVLAAPIALPALLGLLGLAFGGFAALAAVGIAAIGLIIGGAAAFIGGFAAIITSPATAIIVFGAAFLLWGIGKILFSIIGAAIALLTGFLAWAIGSGGRYER